The nucleotide sequence GTTCTCACTAGGTATGAACTACGCGCCTGAGCATGCAATGGCGTTACAAGTAGACCCGTTATCTCCTGCGATCGACTTGCAGGAAAAGTTACAGGAAAAGTATGTGGAGAAGATGGACCTCAAGGAAGAGGAGGTTCTCGGGTTTTATTACTCTTCGATGAAAAACAGCACAGATGCGCGTAAACATAACATCAAGCAAGCATTGAGCAAGATTCATAATGAAAAAATCAAGCCGCAACAGGTGTTTTCTTTCAATGAAATAGTGGGAAATTCGAATTTGTCTGAGGATGGTTGGCAAAAGGCCGGCGTTATTCAGAATGGCCAGCTCGCCGATGACTATGGAGGCGGGATTTGTCAGGTTTCCAGCACGCTTTACAATGCCGCTGCTGAAGCGGGGATGATCATGGTGGAACGGCATAACCACAGCAAATCAGTAGGATACGTACCTCTGGGTCAAGATGCTACAGTAGCCTATGGTTATAAGGATTTTAAATTCACCAACCTGTATGATTTCCCTGTGAAAATTAAAGCAAAATCATACGATGACGAACATATTGTGATTGCGATCATACGTGCGTAACTTAGAAGGAATAAAGGGGGCATCCTATGGATGAACCCTGTTTTTTTCGGTATTTTGTCAGGAAAAAAATGGATGTTGCCTTGGTTTTGAGTCATGCATTCCTGACCATACTGTTTTAGAGGGAGGTGCCGTGATGTTCGTTCAGGTGACAGGTGATTCACACAATCAAGAGGTTCTCGTCATGGGAGAACGGTTAGATCGCCAACAGGATGGGTGTTATCTTTTGCCTGGGAGACTTGTCCACGCATTGAAGCCACATGATTTGCCGGTAGGAATCCCATTTAAGCTCTCAGGTGCGCTGCCCTCTGGCTACGGGTTTTATCGGGAGGACTCTGTTATTTTCCGGCGGACGAATGATACTCCCTCCCTGTGGATTGATGTTACTTCTACATATATAGTTGCTGAATGGGATGGTTTGTTCTCGGTAGAAGCGACGGTTGAAGCCAGAAAGTATGTCGTGGAACAACAACAACGGTTTGCCTTTGTCCTCTCCGAAGCGACAGAGCAGCAAGTGATTTTCCATTACGAATTTTCCTGGAGCTCTGAGCAAGAGCTGGATTTGGAGAGTGCGTTGGAATCTATTTGTGATACCGTGATTGAAGTAGAAGCGCGAGGAAATGCCCGTCTTTGGCCTGGCTATGGAAACTGCATGGAAGAGGACGAACAAGACAAGCTGTAATACGCCATGCAGCCATGATATAGTGAAAAAAGAGACAGCCGCCAAAGGAGAGGACAAAATGGAGTCAGTCAAAAATATTTACTGTATCGGTCGAAACTATCGATTGCATGCTGCAGAGTTGGGGAACGATGTGCCAACCAAGCCAATGATCTTTGATAAGCCAACACATGCGCTTGCAATGGCAAATGGCGAGGCGATTGAGCTTCCGGCATCTCGTGGAGAGCTCCATTATGAGGCGGAGCTAGTGATTCACATCGCGAGACCGTATGAGGCTGGGGTTACACTTGACGAAATGATTGACAAAATAGCACTCGGAATCGACTTTACTTTGCGGGATGTTCAGAGCGAGCTGAAGAAAGCAGGGCATCCATGGTTGTTGGCAAAAGGGTTTAAAAATTCAGCAATTTTGACGCCGTTTCATCCTTTCCCTGGTATCCATGAGCTGCACCAAACGGATTTCTCCTTGCTGAAAAACGGAGAGCAAGTGCAACGCGGCAATCTGCGTGATGTGATTTTTGATTTGCAAACCATTATGGCCTATATTTCCGAAAATCTAGGTCTGGATCAAGGGGATATCATTTACACGGGTACGCCAGCGGGGGTAGGCCCAGTTACGGATGGAGATGTCCTGACTCTCAAGTGGGGAGAAGAGACCTGGGGACAGTTTACGGCGAACATGAAATAGGTACAAATAGAGAACCATCTTCTGACAGAAACATGCAGAAGATGGTTTTTGTTTGGAGTTCGAGCCAGCAATATAGCGGGTTTTTGCGAAGAAAATCATCTTTGATACCGTTTTGTAACTTTTATGGTTCCATGGAACTAAGAAGTAGCAACCGCCTACATTACACCTTGTTTTCTGACTAGTCCCATGCTACCAATTCCATCATTGGAAAATTTTACGGTCTTATCCTCCTGTTTCCTCCTGCGCTATTCTGTCCATGTACCCAAGACGGGTGCCACAACATGACATGGAGGAAAAGAAAGTGACGAAACGAGATTGGGTAATGAAGTCAACAGTAGCAGTCATGCTGAGTACGTCCCTGTTAATGGGTGGTCAAGCTGGAGTAGTGGCCGCTAAGACACAAGATTCAAAACAGTCAGAGGTTGCAAATATTGCTACTTCTTTGATCGGGAAGGATTACGAGTACAAAGCAAAGGGACCGAAGCAATTCGGATCAGCGGAGCTGGCTACGTATGCTTACAAACAAGTAGGGATTTCCATCGGGAGCACAATCTCTAGCCTGTACAAGACTGGGACGAAAGTATCCGAAAAAAGCGTGGTGCCAGGAGATTTGGTGTTCTTCGCTTCTAGCGGAAGCGGCAGCCCAACCTTTATGGGAATATACATAGGCAGTGATCAATTCGTTTATTCTTCGAAAGGGGAAGACGAGGTAGTTGTAAAAAAATATTCGGAGTACAGCAACAAATTTGTAGGGGCTCGTCGTGTTATTGATAGCAATTCCTCAGAGAATACGCCTAGCAAGCCAGAAAAGCCGGTAAGCAATATTGCCGACCAAGTCATTAAAAATGGCGAAAAGTATATGGGCACAAAATACAAATACGGGTCTAGCAGCAGTACGACCAAAACATTCGATTGCTCTTCCTTTACACAACGCGTGTTTAAAGAAGCGGGCATTACATTGCCGCGCGATTCCCGCCAGCAATCTACTGTGGGGAAATCTGTTTCCAAGAGCAATCTGCAAAAAGGTGATCTGATCTTCATGAAGGCATCGGTAACCAGTTCTTCTGATCGGATTACACACGTAGCTATTTATGCAGGCGATGGGAAAATCCTGCACACGTACGGTAGTCCTGGTGTGACTTATTCCAAGTACGATGGTACGAATTGGGAAAAGCGCACAGTTAAAATCAAGCGCGTCATTTAAGCATCAAATCCATTTCAGCTCTCGTGCATTCGCATGGGAGCTTTTGTAATATATATGACGTTTGTTCGTACAGATCGTTTCGCGTCAATTTCTGCCAATGGGAATCATACCGTTTTCCGTTCGCTGAAAATGAACATCGAGAAATGTGTTGTAATATTTTGAATTATACATATAATAAAAACTGAGAGGTGATTCAGGTGTCAGAAAATAGTCTGCCTACCCCTGTTTTAACCAAAAAAGGACAGGAGACCCGCAAAAAAATACTGGATGCCGCAGAGCATGTGTTTGGTGAGCTGGGCTATTATGATGCGTCTATCGTCTTGATCACACAGCATGCACAGGTGTCCCAAGGAACGTTTTACAATTATTTTGAGTCGAAGAAAGCGATTTATGATGAATTGATCAGGCAGCTGAGCAGAGAGCTTCGTTCAACGATCAAAGAAGCGATCATGGGTGCGACCACACAAGAAGAGAATTTGCGCCTGGGATTTCTGGCCTTTTTTCGTTGGATTAAACATCATCGCAACATGTACAGCATTATTCAACAGGCTGCCCTCGTCGATCAGGAGCTGTATCGCTGGTATTACGCCAAATTGGCAGCGGGGTACGTACGAAGTCTGAAAAACGCTATGAACGAAGGTGCGTTTCGGGAGATGGATCATGAGACGCTGGCTTATTGTCTCATGTCGATCGGACAATTCATCGGGATGCGTTGGGTTTACTGGGAAAATGAAGACGTACCGGAAGAGGTGTTAGAAACAGCCATGTCGATGATTATGAAAGGGATTGCTGCCAAGCCGTAACCGATCCATTTTATAGGCAAAGGAGTAGAGTTCATGCACGGAATTGCTTATTGGATTGAAAAGCGAGCCCGAATCACTCCGACGCGGATCGCAGTGATTGCCAACGATCAATCACTTACGTATCAGCAAATGAATGAGCAGATCCAACGTCTTGCCAACTATTTACGGCATGAGCTACAGGTCAAAAAGGGAGACAGGATCGGCATTTTGTCCCAGAACAGTTTGGAGTATGTGCTCTTGCTGTTTGCCATCGCCAAACTCGGTGCGATTGCCGTCCCCTTTAATATCCGCTTGACCCCTGCCGAATTAGACTATCAGTTTGAGGATAGTGGTATCCGTGTGTTATGTGCCCAGCCGGAATTCGCTGCCACGATTGAGCTGATCAAGGCGAAGGCCAGTATTGCGCACATGATATGGCTGGAACCGGGAGAGCTCCCTTGTAACCAGGATGACCCGAGTGAGTCATCCCAGCACAGTAGGACCGAGGCAGATGACGGCAGTGGAGATGATCCATACATCATTTGCTATACATCAGGAACGACAGGAAAGCCAAAGGGAGCAGTGCTCACCCAAGAAAATATGTTTTGGAACGCCGTACACAATGTAGCCGCGCTTGATCTCACCTCAGAAGACTGCTCGATTGTCTTATTGCCACTCTTTCATATCGGGGGAATCGGACTGTTTGCCTTCCCAACATGGCTTGCTGGCGGTCGCGTTGTTATCGCCGGGAAGTTCGACCCTGATAGAGCAATTCAATTAATGGAAACACACCGAGTCACCATCGTGATGGGTGTGCCCGCCATTCATGAAGCCATTCGTCAAAGTCCCTTATTTGCTACCACATCATTCGATTCCGTCCGTTGGTTTTACAACGGCGGCGCTCCATGCCCCATGGAACTCATCCAGCATTTTCAGGAGCGAGGCCTCCCTTTTGGACAAGGATACGGCCTAACAGAAACATCCCCCACCGTGTTTATGATTGCGAAGGAAGATGCAAAAAGAAAAGCCGGCTCAATCGGCAAGCCCGTTATGTTTTGTGAAGTCCGCCTGATCTCGGATGACGGAAAAGACGTGGGTCAGGGCGAAATCGGAGAACTGCTCGTCAAAGGTCCGAATGTGATGAAGGAGTACTGGAACAGACCAGAAGAAACAGCCAAGACCATCCGGGATGGCTGGCTGTACACAGGGGATTTGGCGCGTTTTGATGAAGAAGGGTTCGCCTATATCGTAGGCAGGCGCAAAGATATGATTATCTCAGGCGGGGAGAACATTTATCCGTTGGAGCTGGAGCAGGTCATCGGTGAGCTGGATGGCGTTCAGGAAGCCGCAGTCGTCGGTATACCCGATGAAAAATGGGGAGAGGTCGCGAAGGCGTTTATTGTGCCCAAATCAGGTGCAGTCATCACGGAAGCACACATCAAAGTACACTGTGAGCAAAGACTGGCGAAGTATAAAATCCCGAAGTCATTCGTGTTTTTAACCGAGCTGCCACGCAATGCAACAGGGAAAATCGTCAAGCAAGCATTGACCAGATTGAAGAGCGATTCCATTACGCAATGAGGTGATTCACATGGCGAGATTTGCAATAGGGGAACAAGCATCTTTTAGTAGAACGATTACGGAAACAGATATCGTCCTATTTGCGGGAATGAGTGGGGATTACAATCCGGTGCACATCGACCAACAGTACGCAAAAGACACGCGGTTTGGCCAGCGTATCTCACATGGACTGTTGACGGCGAGCATGTTGTCCAGATTGCTCGGGATGCAGTTGCCTGGCATCGGTTCCATTTACAAGGAGCAAACCATTCAGTTTACGGCTCCGGTATTGATTGGAGACACGATCACTGCGACCGCCACCGTGTTGGAATATCAGGAAGAGCGGGGGATAATCCGCTTGCTTACGGAATGTGCGAATCAACATGGAAAAGTAGTTCTGACTGGAACAGCGACGATGCTCGTACCGAGGGAAGGAGCGAAAGTATGAATCATTTTGATGCAAATACGATTCACGAGCAGACCATCGGAGTGGAAGCGACGTCCGTATTTTTTCCAGAGGGAGTAGAAACAGCCGAGCGATTGGCTGAAAAGACAGGAATCCCCACAAGAGTCATTATCGAAAAATTCGGTCTTTATCAAAAGCATGTCGCAGATGATACCCTTCATGCATCAGACCTCGCTGTGCTCGCTGCCCAACAGCTAACCGAATCGGTGATTGATCCATCTGAGATTGACGTGATTATTTACTTCGGCAGTCCGCACAAAGATTACTATGTATGGTCCAGCGCACCGAAGATTACATACGAACTTAAAGCAACAAACGCATACGGTTTCGAGATGATGAACGTCAGCTCGTGCTTTCCAATCGCCTTGAAGGTTGCCAAAGATATGCTGACGGCAGATGCATCCATTGAAAACATCTTGCTGGTTGCTGGCTGTAAGGAATCACAAATCGTCGATTACGACAATCCTCGCTCACGCTTCATGTTTAATTTTGCAGATGGGGGGACAGCGGCTCTCGTAAAGCGAGGTGCGACAAAGAGCAAAATTCTCCACAGCTGTGTCATTACCGATGGTTCTTTTCACGATGATATAAGGGTTCCCGCAGGCGGCTCGAGGCACCAACCTAGTCATGAAACGGTGGAAAACAGACTCCACTACATCGATGTGCCGAATCCGGTCGATATGAAAGAACGACTTGATCCCATCTCGATACCGAATTTTGTTCATGTAGTAGAGCAGGCATTGGCAAAAAGCAACCGTTCCTTGCAGGATTTGAAGCTGCTGCTTCCTTTGCACACAAAGCGTTCGATGTTCTTGGAGCTGTTGGAACGTTTGCAACTTCGCGAGGAGCAGGCTGTCTATCTCGATCATTACGGGCATTTGTCTGCACTCGATCCGTGTATTGGACTACATGTCGCACAGCAAGAGGGACGTCTGGCTCCAGGGGATATTGTCGTAGCTGTCAGTGCTGGAACTGGCTATACGTGGGCTGCAACGGTACTGGAATGGTTAGCCGAATCGCAATGAACAGTTTGACTCTTGAGGAGGAACGGACGTGAAAAGAAGAGGATGGAAAATGTTGCTCCCGCTAGCGATGTCAGTCGTGCTTGTTGTTGGTTGCAGTCAAAATGAAAGCGCTTCATCTGGTAGTAATACGATCAAGGTAGGTGTACTCGCTTCCCTTACGGGGCCATTGGAGAGCTACGGCAAGCAGACGGCAAGAGGTTTTGAGCTCGGACTCGATTATGCAACTGAGGGCAAGCGAGAGATCGCTGGTAAAAAGATCGAGTTTGTCGTGGAAGATACGGAGACGAAGCCGGATGTTGCCGTCCAAAAAGCGACGAAGCTTTTGGAGACGGACAAGGTAGATTTTCTCGTAGGCTCCTCGAGCTCAGGCGATACGCTAGCTGTCCTTCCCCTGGCAGAGGAGTACAAAAAAATCATGGTTGTAGAACCGGCTGTAGCAGATAGTATCACCGGGAAAAACTGGAACAAGTACATTTTCCGCACAGGTCGAAATTCTTCGCAGGACGCAGTTGCTGGTGCTGCGGCGATTGCTTCCAAAGGAACGAAGATCGCGACGATGGCCCAAGATAGCGCCTACGGTCGAGAAGGGATCGAAGCCTTTAAGACCGCGTCTGAAAAATTAGGGGCTGTCATCATCGAAGAGCAATACGTGGACACGAACACGACTGATTTTACAGCCAACATCCAAAAAATCATCAGCGCCAAACCCGAATATGTGTTCATCACGTGGGCAGGCTCGAACTCCCCGTGGAAACAGCTTCAAGATATGCAGGTTCAGCAAAAAGGCATCAAGGTATCTACGGGAGCACCTGATATCGCTGCCTTGAAAACGATGGAGGCTATGATCGGAATGGAAGGTTTCTCGGTGTATTACCATTCGCTCCCGAAAACGAAAATGAACGATTGGCTCATCGATGAGCACAAGAAGCGTTTTCATGGCGAGATTCCAGATTTATTTACGGCAGGTGGGATGACAGCAGCCGTAGCGATTGTGGAAGCACTGAAAAAGACCAACGCTGATACAGATTCGGAAAAGCTGATTGCTACGATGGAAGGCATGACCTTTGATACGCCGAAGGGCCAGATGCAGTTCCGGGCGGAGGACCATCAGGCACTGCAAACGTTGTACGCGATCAAACTGGAGAAAAAAGACGGAGTCGATCATCCTGTGCCTGTACTCGTCCGGGAGATGACGATGGAAGAGACAGCACCACCTGTCAGGAACCAGAAGTAGAGGAGGTGTGTGATGAGTTACTTGTTGGAAACGGTTGACCTCAGCGTAGCATTCGGGGAGCAAACAGTCATAAACAAGGTATCGCTACGAATACCGAAGCAGCGATTTACGTCGATCATCGGACCAAATGG is from Brevibacillus brevis and encodes:
- a CDS encoding VanW family protein; amino-acid sequence: MKKVRHWPIATVALVFSLGMNYAPEHAMALQVDPLSPAIDLQEKLQEKYVEKMDLKEEEVLGFYYSSMKNSTDARKHNIKQALSKIHNEKIKPQQVFSFNEIVGNSNLSEDGWQKAGVIQNGQLADDYGGGICQVSSTLYNAAAEAGMIMVERHNHSKSVGYVPLGQDATVAYGYKDFKFTNLYDFPVKIKAKSYDDEHIVIAIIRA
- a CDS encoding fumarylacetoacetate hydrolase family protein gives rise to the protein MESVKNIYCIGRNYRLHAAELGNDVPTKPMIFDKPTHALAMANGEAIELPASRGELHYEAELVIHIARPYEAGVTLDEMIDKIALGIDFTLRDVQSELKKAGHPWLLAKGFKNSAILTPFHPFPGIHELHQTDFSLLKNGEQVQRGNLRDVIFDLQTIMAYISENLGLDQGDIIYTGTPAGVGPVTDGDVLTLKWGEETWGQFTANMK
- a CDS encoding C40 family peptidase translates to MTKRDWVMKSTVAVMLSTSLLMGGQAGVVAAKTQDSKQSEVANIATSLIGKDYEYKAKGPKQFGSAELATYAYKQVGISIGSTISSLYKTGTKVSEKSVVPGDLVFFASSGSGSPTFMGIYIGSDQFVYSSKGEDEVVVKKYSEYSNKFVGARRVIDSNSSENTPSKPEKPVSNIADQVIKNGEKYMGTKYKYGSSSSTTKTFDCSSFTQRVFKEAGITLPRDSRQQSTVGKSVSKSNLQKGDLIFMKASVTSSSDRITHVAIYAGDGKILHTYGSPGVTYSKYDGTNWEKRTVKIKRVI
- a CDS encoding TetR/AcrR family transcriptional regulator is translated as MSENSLPTPVLTKKGQETRKKILDAAEHVFGELGYYDASIVLITQHAQVSQGTFYNYFESKKAIYDELIRQLSRELRSTIKEAIMGATTQEENLRLGFLAFFRWIKHHRNMYSIIQQAALVDQELYRWYYAKLAAGYVRSLKNAMNEGAFREMDHETLAYCLMSIGQFIGMRWVYWENEDVPEEVLETAMSMIMKGIAAKP
- a CDS encoding o-succinylbenzoate--CoA ligase, whose protein sequence is MHGIAYWIEKRARITPTRIAVIANDQSLTYQQMNEQIQRLANYLRHELQVKKGDRIGILSQNSLEYVLLLFAIAKLGAIAVPFNIRLTPAELDYQFEDSGIRVLCAQPEFAATIELIKAKASIAHMIWLEPGELPCNQDDPSESSQHSRTEADDGSGDDPYIICYTSGTTGKPKGAVLTQENMFWNAVHNVAALDLTSEDCSIVLLPLFHIGGIGLFAFPTWLAGGRVVIAGKFDPDRAIQLMETHRVTIVMGVPAIHEAIRQSPLFATTSFDSVRWFYNGGAPCPMELIQHFQERGLPFGQGYGLTETSPTVFMIAKEDAKRKAGSIGKPVMFCEVRLISDDGKDVGQGEIGELLVKGPNVMKEYWNRPEETAKTIRDGWLYTGDLARFDEEGFAYIVGRRKDMIISGGENIYPLELEQVIGELDGVQEAAVVGIPDEKWGEVAKAFIVPKSGAVITEAHIKVHCEQRLAKYKIPKSFVFLTELPRNATGKIVKQALTRLKSDSITQ
- a CDS encoding MaoC family dehydratase gives rise to the protein MARFAIGEQASFSRTITETDIVLFAGMSGDYNPVHIDQQYAKDTRFGQRISHGLLTASMLSRLLGMQLPGIGSIYKEQTIQFTAPVLIGDTITATATVLEYQEERGIIRLLTECANQHGKVVLTGTATMLVPREGAKV
- a CDS encoding 3-oxoacyl-ACP synthase → MNHFDANTIHEQTIGVEATSVFFPEGVETAERLAEKTGIPTRVIIEKFGLYQKHVADDTLHASDLAVLAAQQLTESVIDPSEIDVIIYFGSPHKDYYVWSSAPKITYELKATNAYGFEMMNVSSCFPIALKVAKDMLTADASIENILLVAGCKESQIVDYDNPRSRFMFNFADGGTAALVKRGATKSKILHSCVITDGSFHDDIRVPAGGSRHQPSHETVENRLHYIDVPNPVDMKERLDPISIPNFVHVVEQALAKSNRSLQDLKLLLPLHTKRSMFLELLERLQLREEQAVYLDHYGHLSALDPCIGLHVAQQEGRLAPGDIVVAVSAGTGYTWAATVLEWLAESQ
- a CDS encoding substrate-binding domain-containing protein gives rise to the protein MSVVLVVGCSQNESASSGSNTIKVGVLASLTGPLESYGKQTARGFELGLDYATEGKREIAGKKIEFVVEDTETKPDVAVQKATKLLETDKVDFLVGSSSSGDTLAVLPLAEEYKKIMVVEPAVADSITGKNWNKYIFRTGRNSSQDAVAGAAAIASKGTKIATMAQDSAYGREGIEAFKTASEKLGAVIIEEQYVDTNTTDFTANIQKIISAKPEYVFITWAGSNSPWKQLQDMQVQQKGIKVSTGAPDIAALKTMEAMIGMEGFSVYYHSLPKTKMNDWLIDEHKKRFHGEIPDLFTAGGMTAAVAIVEALKKTNADTDSEKLIATMEGMTFDTPKGQMQFRAEDHQALQTLYAIKLEKKDGVDHPVPVLVREMTMEETAPPVRNQK